TTGAAAATCTATAGCCTGCTTAAAGCACATGGCGTTGAAATTCTCGATGAGAACGTTACACGACTTGTTGATCTGACAAGGCAGTTTGCGCGCCTAATCGAGCAGCACGCGAGTTTCGAAATCGCCGTGCAGCCCGAGGCCAATATTGTTTGTTTTCGATACGTAGCGGATGTTCCCTCGAGTGACTTATCTCGTCTCAATGAGAAAATTCGCGAGTCAGTCACCCAGCAAGGTCGCTTTTTTATCGTGCAGACCACGCTGCAGGACGAGGTCTGGTTGCGGACAACCCTTGCCAATCCGTTGACAACCAAACAGGATTTAGAGGAGCTGCTCGAGCACATTGATCAATCAGCAAACTGCTTGCTAAGCCGTCTCCCATGAAACCTCGTAGGTACGTCGTGCCGCCGTCAGATTCAAGAGACAGTCTTAGATCGGGCGCTATCAGAGCTAACGGACCTCTACAGTTTCACGGCGATCACTCGTTTTTCTCGTGCGGCTTGTTCGACCTGATTTGCCAACAGATGGTTAGTGCGAACATCGGTATGCGTAATGGGCACCTCGCATTCACCAAGGGCACATTGAGCGAATTGTTCAAGCTCAATTCGATAGGCGTCGCGATAACGAGTAGGAAAGGAAAACTCAGCTTGAGGTCGCGCGAATCCTCGCTGCGAGGCACGCGTCACCGAGGTTGGGTGATGGTTGTCGGCAAGTAGCATGCCATGCTCTCCAAAGGCCTCGATTCGCTGATCATAGCCGTACGCGCTTTGCCGGTTAATGTCGATGGATGCGGTGACACCGTTGGGGAATGCAAGGGTGGCAACCACATTATCGAAATCATCGAGTTTGCCTATTTCTGGAATGAAACTGCTGCCAAAAGCGCTCACATGCTCAGGGTGTTCTCCAATAATGTGCACCACCATATCAAGATCGTGCACCATACAATCGTGGAATATTCCCCCCGAAGTTCGAATGTAATCGGGGGAGGGTATCGGGTTGTCTCTGGAAACGGATCGTACGTAGTGCAGTTGCCCCAGTTCCCCGCTTCTTATCGCTTGGACAAGCGAGGCAAAGGATGGGTCGAATCGCCGTTGAAAGGCGACAAACAACGGGGTGTCGTTGGATTCTGCCAAACGAAAACAGTCGTCGATTTGTGCCAGTTCTCGCCCAAGTGGCTTCTCGGTTAATACGGGTTTGCATTGGTTGAGACATTGTTGAACATACGGATAGTGTGAGTCCGTGGGTGTTGCAACTATGACTGCATCGACGTCGGTTCGTTC
The Pirellulaceae bacterium genome window above contains:
- a CDS encoding Gfo/Idh/MocA family oxidoreductase; translated protein: MSSALVRIGLLGLGRAGNFHLQSLRAIETTRLVSVYDIDQNRAQKVAARFGCDAADSPNKLIERTDVDAVIVATPTDSHYPYVQQCLNQCKPVLTEKPLGRELAQIDDCFRLAESNDTPLFVAFQRRFDPSFASLVQAIRSGELGQLHYVRSVSRDNPIPSPDYIRTSGGIFHDCMVHDLDMVVHIIGEHPEHVSAFGSSFIPEIGKLDDFDNVVATLAFPNGVTASIDINRQSAYGYDQRIEAFGEHGMLLADNHHPTSVTRASQRGFARPQAEFSFPTRYRDAYRIELEQFAQCALGECEVPITHTDVRTNHLLANQVEQAAREKRVIAVKL